A window from Streptomyces sp. NBC_00271 encodes these proteins:
- a CDS encoding zinc ribbon domain-containing protein: MTTASTHRRHSRCHPVVRACVTVSLFVWASACGGAAPTANLANDPQPAPTSQDHEVSPGSLDPSGRAAPLRQGLPGDETPPPTPHSHGGHATMQPDTIPPEDYAVDGIARVEVAANVDVAVHWVAMNQYHFPSIVDTTAGGTGAFINPSGTLVTSPEAVRLDRERITVYAVNQAWHQALGVPLPADPYEHMHVPGRPKLEAAVNACYRLDKPGKHCAVTITPEIKVHPYTAADKPPTLTAALLSTSGSVAVLSAAIPGKTATVALGPAPQAGKPWTAISWPTTPTARAKPATVQGRYAANRSVSAQDIATLRTRLGTGMSGAVLVNARGAVTGMLSPTGHSVDVVPPDRITEALDKGGVQSARGPGDSSMANGLRLYAKHEYRHAATWLHSAADDTGQGAVAVRYHEAAHANSGTPADKSDEVDAHTGHNPAASGTNWTVIGPIIGLIILAVGALVFALRHRRLRLAEETAAAGPSLADARATLVSTLFRGFRAAKNEPATAPIGSPPSAGEDRERSAPDQPEPYQEEDAATPSKTQGTYCARCGAFLSPGDRFCFACGAASPRR, encoded by the coding sequence ATGACCACCGCATCCACCCACCGCCGCCACAGTCGCTGCCATCCGGTGGTTCGTGCATGCGTCACCGTATCGCTGTTCGTCTGGGCAAGCGCCTGCGGAGGCGCGGCGCCGACAGCGAACCTCGCTAATGATCCGCAGCCTGCGCCCACGTCACAGGATCATGAGGTCTCTCCCGGCTCGCTGGATCCCAGCGGCCGCGCAGCACCCTTGCGACAGGGATTGCCCGGCGACGAGACTCCGCCGCCGACCCCCCATTCGCACGGCGGGCATGCCACCATGCAGCCCGATACCATCCCGCCGGAGGATTACGCTGTCGACGGCATCGCTCGTGTCGAGGTCGCGGCCAACGTGGATGTCGCCGTTCACTGGGTCGCGATGAACCAGTACCACTTCCCATCGATCGTCGACACGACGGCCGGCGGCACGGGCGCCTTCATCAACCCGAGCGGCACCCTGGTCACCTCCCCCGAAGCCGTCCGACTGGACCGTGAACGCATCACCGTCTACGCGGTCAACCAGGCATGGCACCAGGCCCTGGGGGTCCCACTGCCCGCGGACCCCTACGAGCACATGCACGTGCCCGGCAGACCCAAGCTCGAAGCGGCCGTCAACGCCTGTTACCGGCTGGACAAGCCAGGGAAGCACTGTGCCGTCACCATCACACCCGAGATCAAAGTCCACCCCTACACCGCGGCCGACAAGCCGCCGACACTGACGGCGGCCCTTCTGTCGACCTCGGGCTCGGTGGCGGTCCTCTCTGCCGCCATCCCCGGCAAGACGGCCACCGTCGCGCTCGGACCGGCCCCCCAGGCCGGCAAACCCTGGACGGCGATCAGCTGGCCGACCACACCCACCGCGAGAGCCAAACCGGCCACCGTGCAAGGACGGTACGCCGCGAACAGATCGGTATCGGCCCAGGATATCGCCACACTGCGCACGCGCCTGGGAACCGGGATGTCCGGAGCGGTTCTCGTGAACGCTCGCGGTGCGGTGACCGGCATGCTGAGCCCCACCGGCCACTCGGTGGATGTGGTGCCCCCCGACCGGATCACCGAGGCGCTGGACAAAGGCGGCGTACAGTCCGCACGCGGCCCTGGCGACTCCAGCATGGCCAACGGACTGAGGCTGTACGCCAAGCACGAGTACCGCCACGCCGCGACGTGGCTCCACAGCGCTGCGGACGACACGGGACAAGGCGCAGTGGCCGTCCGCTATCACGAGGCCGCGCATGCCAACTCCGGCACGCCCGCCGACAAGAGCGACGAAGTCGACGCGCACACCGGCCACAACCCCGCCGCCTCCGGCACCAACTGGACCGTGATCGGGCCGATCATCGGACTTATCATCCTGGCGGTCGGCGCGCTGGTGTTCGCCCTGAGGCACCGTCGACTGCGTCTGGCCGAGGAGACGGCTGCGGCTGGTCCGTCGCTCGCCGACGCCAGGGCCACGTTGGTTTCCACATTGTTCCGGGGATTCAGAGCGGCAAAAAACGAGCCGGCCACGGCTCCAATCGGCTCCCCACCCTCCGCCGGGGAGGATCGCGAGCGTTCGGCGCCCGACCAACCGGAGCCGTACCAGGAAGAGGACGCCGCAACGCCGTCGAAGACCCAGGGCACCTACTGCGCACGGTGCGGCGCCTTCCTCTCGCCCGGCGACCGTTTCTGTTTCGCCTGCGGCGCCGCCTCCCCCAGACGCTGA
- a CDS encoding serine/threonine-protein kinase, producing the protein MPTQPRITLEPGEELAGYRIESYIARGGMAVVYLARDISLGRPVALKLLAPELSSNANFRARFIRESELAASVDHPNILPIYQAGEVDNVLYIAMRYVDGEDLAALLDSRAHAPEGHGQLTVAEAMSLFTQVAGALDAAHDVGLVHRDVKPGNILLSDATLPLSQRHVYLTDFGLTKRSASLNGLTTTGHFLGTLAYVAPEQIAGRPLDGRTDIYSLGCGMFQALTGQVPFPCDDDAAVLWAHMSEPRPNVSDYRNDLPPAVDAVLKRAMARAPEDRQQSCRAVIEELRRTFRAAPVPVPVPVPEAEAAQGRPVSATSHTPAPPNSPPLRRHAPKRPGPAPKAAVRQRRPRGPAPPHAPRTRTRRRILGLLAALAVVVAGVLTAVFTSRPDNSWVDTGTQAAPFRLEHPPNWQFHPATDAVMYADTSSHLIGLFTDGDTEAWQRAGKIVDADPANLTGIMLRHTGETQKLNTSAEAADVIRASPAFRHDALGKPVPARVDGVKGWRLNGTLTNPNSGGTPDKIAYSYYVLNIPNGTAHLVFFALPDRMADQDHTFARVRDTIQLPKD; encoded by the coding sequence ATGCCCACCCAACCGCGTATCACGCTGGAACCCGGCGAGGAACTGGCCGGCTACCGCATCGAGTCCTACATCGCCCGCGGCGGCATGGCCGTCGTGTACCTGGCCAGGGACATCTCCCTGGGACGGCCGGTCGCCCTGAAACTCCTCGCCCCCGAACTCAGCTCCAATGCGAACTTTCGTGCCCGCTTCATACGGGAATCGGAGCTGGCCGCTTCGGTCGACCATCCCAACATCCTGCCGATCTACCAGGCAGGCGAGGTGGACAACGTGCTCTACATCGCCATGCGGTACGTCGACGGTGAGGACCTGGCCGCACTTCTCGACAGCCGCGCCCACGCGCCGGAAGGACACGGCCAGCTGACGGTGGCCGAGGCCATGTCCCTGTTCACCCAGGTCGCCGGTGCGCTGGACGCCGCCCACGACGTAGGGCTGGTGCACAGGGACGTCAAACCCGGCAACATCCTTCTCTCCGACGCCACCCTGCCGCTCTCGCAGCGCCACGTCTACCTCACCGACTTCGGACTGACCAAGCGCTCGGCCAGCCTGAACGGCCTGACCACCACCGGCCACTTCCTCGGCACACTCGCCTACGTCGCCCCGGAACAAATAGCCGGCCGCCCTCTCGACGGGCGAACGGACATCTACTCGCTGGGCTGCGGCATGTTCCAGGCGCTCACCGGCCAGGTGCCCTTCCCCTGCGACGACGACGCCGCCGTCCTGTGGGCCCACATGTCCGAGCCCAGACCGAACGTGTCCGACTACCGCAACGACCTTCCACCGGCCGTCGATGCGGTGCTCAAGCGTGCCATGGCACGCGCGCCGGAAGACCGGCAGCAATCCTGCCGGGCAGTCATCGAGGAGCTACGACGGACGTTCCGCGCCGCACCAGTACCAGTACCAGTACCAGTACCGGAAGCGGAAGCGGCGCAAGGCCGACCGGTCAGCGCCACATCGCATACCCCCGCACCGCCCAACTCCCCACCCCTACGCCGCCACGCTCCGAAACGGCCGGGGCCGGCCCCGAAGGCTGCGGTACGGCAACGGCGGCCCCGGGGACCAGCCCCACCGCACGCCCCCCGCACCCGAACCAGACGCCGGATACTCGGGCTGCTGGCCGCCCTGGCCGTCGTTGTGGCCGGTGTGCTCACCGCGGTGTTCACCTCACGGCCCGACAACTCCTGGGTGGACACGGGGACGCAGGCGGCTCCCTTCCGGCTCGAGCACCCACCGAACTGGCAGTTCCACCCGGCCACCGACGCGGTGATGTACGCCGACACGTCCAGCCATCTCATTGGCCTCTTCACCGACGGTGACACGGAGGCATGGCAGCGCGCCGGGAAGATCGTGGACGCCGATCCGGCCAACCTCACCGGCATCATGCTCCGCCATACCGGGGAAACGCAGAAGCTCAACACCTCCGCCGAGGCAGCCGACGTGATCCGCGCCAGCCCCGCTTTCCGTCACGACGCCCTCGGTAAGCCGGTGCCTGCGCGCGTGGACGGCGTCAAGGGCTGGCGCCTGAACGGAACACTCACCAATCCGAACAGCGGCGGCACACCCGACAAGATCGCCTACAGCTACTACGTCCTCAACATCCCCAACGGCACAGCACATCTCGTCTTCTTCGCACTGCCCGACCGAATGGCCGATCAAGACCACACCTTCGCCCGGGTACGCGACACCATCCAGCTGCCCAAGGACTGA
- a CDS encoding HARBI1 family protein, which translates to MASSITYTAVLDVRRATAEHLAKLLRGHREQLGTRKGTRALGVFKQAVFVLRWFVDGTRLAQLARDNGISVPTAYRYLHEGLTVLANHAPDLSTALERAAAAGYTHLNLDGTVIRTDRVAAAGPNGADLWWSGKHKHHGGNVQVIATPDGWPLWVSPVRPGREHDTTCARAHGLVDALNRLAAILGVPTLTDLGYENAGPGFRHPVKKPKGGELADPDLAFNAVIRGVHAVAERANALLKVTFKALRRVSLDPSAITRIARAALVLLQLEHGRTA; encoded by the coding sequence GTGGCGTCCAGTATCACCTACACCGCCGTGCTCGATGTCCGCAGGGCGACCGCCGAGCATCTCGCGAAGCTGCTGCGCGGGCACCGCGAGCAGCTCGGGACCCGCAAGGGCACTCGCGCGCTGGGCGTCTTCAAACAGGCGGTGTTCGTGCTGCGCTGGTTCGTCGACGGTACCCGGCTGGCCCAACTCGCCCGGGACAACGGCATCTCGGTACCGACCGCCTACCGCTACCTGCACGAAGGGCTGACGGTGCTCGCCAACCACGCTCCCGATCTGTCCACCGCGCTGGAGAGGGCGGCGGCGGCCGGGTACACCCACCTCAACCTGGACGGCACGGTCATCCGCACCGACCGTGTGGCCGCCGCCGGCCCCAACGGCGCGGACCTGTGGTGGTCGGGGAAGCACAAGCACCACGGAGGAAACGTGCAGGTCATCGCCACCCCGGACGGCTGGCCCCTCTGGGTCTCCCCGGTCCGCCCGGGCCGCGAGCACGACACCACCTGCGCACGGGCCCACGGGCTGGTCGACGCCCTGAACCGGCTCGCCGCCATCCTGGGCGTCCCTACCCTGACCGACCTCGGCTACGAGAACGCCGGGCCCGGCTTCCGCCACCCGGTCAAGAAGCCCAAGGGCGGTGAACTCGCCGACCCCGACCTGGCGTTCAACGCCGTGATCCGAGGCGTCCACGCTGTCGCCGAACGTGCCAACGCCCTGCTGAAGGTCACTTTCAAGGCCCTGCGCAGGGTCAGCCTCGACCCCTCGGCCATCACCCGCATCGCCCGAGCCGCCCTCGTCCTGCTCCAGCTCGAGCACGGCCGCACCGCCTGA